AAGTCACCCGCGCCGAGCGCCCTCGCCCTGAACACGAACTTGCGCTCCTTGACCGAGAGGGTCTGGGCGCGCACGAGCCGCGCCGTCGTGGTCCACCCGAGCGCTCCGATGACGATGATGATGTTCCGCAAGCTCTGCCCGACGATGGCGACGATCACGATCTGCAGTGCCAGGTCAGGTATGACGAGGAAGAAGTCCGTCACGCGCATCAGGAAGTTCCCGAGGGCGCGGCCGAAGTAGCCGGCAACGAGGCCGATGGTCCCGCCGATGAGGAGTGAGATGAAGGCGGCCGAGAACCCGACGATCAGCGAGACCCTGCTCCCGTACACGAGCGCCGAGAGGACGTCCTTTCCTGCGTCGTCCGTGCCGAGCAGGTGCGCCGACGACGGCTCGGCGTAGATGTCGTCGATGCTGACCCTGACGGGCTCGTATGGGTCGGTAGGGGCGAGCAGCGGGGCGAAGATCGCCACCGCGACCGCCAAGGTGAGCATGATGACGCCGATGAGGCCGAGGCGATTCCCGAGGAGCGCCTTGAGCCTTATCCCACCGGTGATCGGAGCGGGCAACGGTTCGAGGCCGATCGTCATGCTTCCACCACCCTCGGATCGAGGCGCATGTAGACGAGCTCGGCGACCAGGTTGGCGACCACGACCGAGACCGCCAACAGCAGGAACGCCCCCTGGAGCACGGGGAAGTCTCTCTGGTTGACGGCGCTCACGGTGAGGGCGCCGAGCCCCGGCCACGAGAACACGGTCTCGACTTGGATCGCCCCCGAGACGGTGAACCCCAGGTTGAGAGCGATCAGGGTGACGATCGGGAGCATGGCGTTGCGGAGGGCGTGGTCGCGGATGATCTGTGCCGTCGTGAGTCCCTTCGCCTTGGCGGTGAGGATGTAGTCCTCGCTGAAGACCTCGACCACCGACGAGCGCATGATGAGCATGTACTCGCCGAGGAGTACCAGCGTGAAGGTCAGCGTCGGCAATGCCAAGTGGGTGACGATGTCGACCGCCGTCTCGAGGACGTTGGCGTGCTCGGCGCCGATGGTCACTCTGCCTGCGGTCGGAAATCCGAGCCACCTGCTACCGACGAACAAGAGGATGATCCCCAGGAAGAACGTCGGAAGCGACCACATGAACAAGGAGAACGAGAGGGCCCCCACGTCGATCTTCGTGCCGCGCTTCCACGCCGCCACGAGCCCGAGGACGATCCCGGCGAGAATGGCGAGCACCTGAGCAGGCAGTATCAGCCAGAGGGTGTTGACCAGGGCACGGCTGATGAGACTGCCCACCGACTGGTCGCGGAAGGCGTAGGAGGTTCCGAGATCGCCGTTCGCCAGTGAACCGATGTAGCGGAAGTACTGCGAGTCGAAGACGTCGCCACCATCGAGATTGAGGAACGCCGGTTTGTCGAGCCCGAATCGCTCTTCGAGAGCGGCGACGCGTTCCGGGCTCAAGCGAGGGTCCTTCAGGCCCGATTTGGCCGGGTCCCCCGGGAGCACGCGGAACAGGAAGAAGTTGAACGTGATCACGACGGCCACGGTGACGATGGCCCACATCACCTTGCGGACCATGAGTCGCATGCGGCTCTGCACTTGTCTCGCCTCCTCGACCTGCCGTGGCGTGGGCAACGGTTCCCGGGGGCGGGCGACCCACCCCCGGGAACCGACTCATCTCATCCTGCGGGCCGGATCGCGTTGAGTGACGAGGGATCCTCGAGAGCCAGCCGCGACGCCGATGTCATCCATCCGGTGAACCTGTCGGTCCGGAATGCCTGTGTCTCCTGCTGGTAGTACGGGACGATGTATGGCACTTCGTCCCACAGGATCTGTTGCATCTCCCAGATGATCTCCCGACGCCGCTCCGGGTCGGTCTCGATCGACTGCTCGTCGTACAGGGCGTCGTAGTCGGTGTTGCAGTACCCGGTCTCCGAGAAGCCGCTGTCGATCTCGGAGCAGAGCGCCGCGCCGAGCAGGAACCCGGGATCGGGATCCGAGCCCCAGCCCCAGATGATGACGTCGAAGTCGAATGTCGGGCAGCAAACGGAGGTGAGCGTGTCCGGGTCGAGGCCTTGGATCTCGACCTGGACGCCCGCCTCCCCCCACCAGCCGGACAGCAGTTCGGCGAGGCGCGGCGCGGTGTCGATGTCGTCGGCGTAGTTGAGCCGCAGCGTCAGGTCGTCGCATTCCTGGTCGGCCGTGCACTCGCGCACCCCGTCGCCGTCCGAGTCCACGTACCCGGCGGCCTCGAGCATCGACGACGCCGTGGCGATGTCGAACGGGTAGTCGACGATCGACGAGTTGAAGAACTCTCCGAGACCGGTGGGCGTCAAGGTGATGCCCGGCTCCGCCAGCCCGAGCTCGAGGACGTCGATGAGCTGCTGCTTGTCGACCGCATGGGCCAGCGCCTTGCGCACTTCGATGTCGCGAAGCGCCGGATGACCGCTGCACACCCCGTCGTCGGGTGGGCACATCTCCGGGTCGACCATGTTGAAGATGATGTCACGGAGGCTCGGGGCGACGGGATCTCCGATGGCGACCTCGACGTTGGCGGCGCCCTCGAGGGCGCTGATCGCCGTGTTCGGGAACTCCGTGATCATGTCGGCGTCGCCGTTGATCAGTGCCTGCACCCTCGCATCCGAGTTGTCGAACGTCTGGAAGATCACCTCGTCGACGTTCGGGGCACCGTTCCAGTACTCGGCGTTGGCGTCGAGACGCACGAACTCACCCTGGCGGTACTCGGCCATCTTGAACGAGCCGGTACCGATCATGTCCGTGTTCTCGAACGCCACCGGGTCGGCTTCCGCCTCCCAGATGTGCTTGGGGAGCACGTAGATGAAGACCATCCGCGACTCGAAGTTGCCGATTGGGTCGGGCGTCGTGATCGTCAGGGTCGTCGGGTCGGGCGCCTCGATCGTCTCGAACACGTCGGGGTATGCGGGCAAGAACGGGAAGTCCTCGGTGTCCCGGTAGAGCTCGAGGGTGTACTTGATGTCCTCGCTCGTGAGGGGGGTCCCGTCGTGGAAGACGGCGTTGTCGACGATGTCGAGCGTCCACGTCAACCCGTCGTCGCTCACCGACCACGAGCTGGCCAGCTCCGGGACGTAGTTGCCGTCGAGGTCGAGGCCGATCGGGGTGTCGTACAAGATCTCATAGAGCGCGTACGCCTCGGCGAGCACACCGTTGCCGGGATTGAGGCTGTCCGGGGAGCCTCCCCATCCGATGCGGACCGTCCCCCCGGTGGCGTCCGACGGCGGCGCCGTGGTCGCCGTCCCGTCTCCCGGGGACTCGGTCGTCTCTGTCGGCGCCGACGTCGTGGTCTCCTCCGTCGTGTCGCCGCAGGCCGCCGCGATGACGGCCAGGACGCCGAGCATCACGAGAATGCGTTTCCAGCTAGCCATGTCTTTCCTTTCCACCGGGCTTGTGCCAGGCGTGGTGGTGCCTGAGCCCGTTCGCTCTTCTCTTCGAGAGCGGCGGCGCGCATCCCGGCGACGGGTTCGTCACGACCATGTCCGCTCCAGTGTCTCTCTCCATGTGCGAGTCCACACGTCGTTGCCGTCGTGCGCCGCCCGCAGGTCGATGTCCAAGTGGAAGCTCTTCTCGTCCGAGGTGAGAGACACGTCTGCCGCAACCTCGGTCTGCCAGCCGGGCCTCCCGAGACCGATCCTCACGTCGGAGCGTGCCGACGCCTCAGCCGGCTCCGCCGAATCGACGCTCGTCGTCACCGACTGGTCCCACGAGTAGACAAGGTCGCCGCGTTCGGGCTGGGTCTCTCGGTTGTGCACCTGGCGGCGGATGGTGACTCGGGTCCCGGACGAGTCGCGGCGCCACGACTGATGGTGGGCCGCTTCCGTAACGGGGGAGGGCGCAGGCGAGCCCTGCCGCACCGGCGTCTCCACCCTCCGGCGCTCGTTCGGCACGACGGGGAGGCGCAGCACCGAGCCGTCGTGGATCGTGATGGCGACGCGACGAGGCGAAGGCCAGGCGATCGGGAAGTCGGAGCCCGCCACGCTCAGTCGCAGCCGGCTGCCCACTCCGAGCACGGCCGACGTGTTCCGGAGCTCGAGACGCGCCGGGAACGGCTCGTCGACCGGCTCGGGCGATGGGTGGGCCGATCCGAAGCGGTGGGAGAGGTTGAGGAGGCCCCTGGTGACGAGGTGGGAGACCCCGTCGGGCGCCACCTCGCACAGGCGAGCGGCGAGGCGCCCGCCACGGGCGTCGACCGACACGACCGCCTCGAGCACGACGCTGCCCAGAATCTCGAGCGGCTCGTCGAGGGGCTCCGTCTCGTAGACGAGGGATGCGTCGTCGTCTCCGGACTGGTCGAGGGCTCCCCAGCCGCCCAGGTCCCAGAACGGCGCAGCACTGCCGACGATCGCCGAGCCGTCCCATGTCCGCATGTCTCCACCCCCGGGGGCGGTGCCGAGCCCGCCATCCGCCAGGTGCAGCACCACCTCGGCGGCGCCGGCGACGGGCCATGAGGTTTCGGCTCGCCACACGCCCGTCACCGAGCCGTCGGCGGGCGCACCAGGGGGCGCGGTGCGCACGAACACTCGCATGAACGGGTCGTCGTCGACCCCGTTCGAGTCGTCCCGCAGCCACCGGCCGAACCAGCGTTCCAGCTCGGCGAAGTGGTCGAGCGTCGGACCCGGCTCGCCCGTCGCCGGGCGGAAGTGGCCCCAGGGCCCGACGATGACTCGCCGCTCGGCCTCGAGGTGCTCGGCGAGCGCCAGGATCCCGTCGACGTAGGGATCGAGCCATCCGCCGATGAGGAGCGTCGGGCACCGGATGGCGGTGTAGTCCTCGCACGGGGAGCCGTGCTCCCAGAAGGCGTCCCTCTCCTGCCTGGCGATCCAGTCGGGCAGCCACTGCGGCGTCTGCTCGAGGCGCTCGAGCCATTGGTCCATCCAACCCGCCCCCAC
This is a stretch of genomic DNA from Acidimicrobiia bacterium. It encodes these proteins:
- a CDS encoding ABC transporter permease, giving the protein MQSRMRLMVRKVMWAIVTVAVVITFNFFLFRVLPGDPAKSGLKDPRLSPERVAALEERFGLDKPAFLNLDGGDVFDSQYFRYIGSLANGDLGTSYAFRDQSVGSLISRALVNTLWLILPAQVLAILAGIVLGLVAAWKRGTKIDVGALSFSLFMWSLPTFFLGIILLFVGSRWLGFPTAGRVTIGAEHANVLETAVDIVTHLALPTLTFTLVLLGEYMLIMRSSVVEVFSEDYILTAKAKGLTTAQIIRDHALRNAMLPIVTLIALNLGFTVSGAIQVETVFSWPGLGALTVSAVNQRDFPVLQGAFLLLAVSVVVANLVAELVYMRLDPRVVEA
- a CDS encoding ABC transporter substrate-binding protein — translated: MASWKRILVMLGVLAVIAAACGDTTEETTTSAPTETTESPGDGTATTAPPSDATGGTVRIGWGGSPDSLNPGNGVLAEAYALYEILYDTPIGLDLDGNYVPELASSWSVSDDGLTWTLDIVDNAVFHDGTPLTSEDIKYTLELYRDTEDFPFLPAYPDVFETIEAPDPTTLTITTPDPIGNFESRMVFIYVLPKHIWEAEADPVAFENTDMIGTGSFKMAEYRQGEFVRLDANAEYWNGAPNVDEVIFQTFDNSDARVQALINGDADMITEFPNTAISALEGAANVEVAIGDPVAPSLRDIIFNMVDPEMCPPDDGVCSGHPALRDIEVRKALAHAVDKQQLIDVLELGLAEPGITLTPTGLGEFFNSSIVDYPFDIATASSMLEAAGYVDSDGDGVRECTADQECDDLTLRLNYADDIDTAPRLAELLSGWWGEAGVQVEIQGLDPDTLTSVCCPTFDFDVIIWGWGSDPDPGFLLGAALCSEIDSGFSETGYCNTDYDALYDEQSIETDPERRREIIWEMQQILWDEVPYIVPYYQQETQAFRTDRFTGWMTSASRLALEDPSSLNAIRPAG
- a CDS encoding CocE/NonD family hydrolase, with product MPELYPVAIDRRVRVPVADGTELGLTVYMPDAPGDGPFPAIVESLPYRKDDDCFGRDWQTFTYLAARGFTGVRIDIRGTGASDGVCRGEYLPIEQQDNVDVIRWLAQQDWCSGRIGMWGISWGGFSALQTAMLAPPELQAIVAMHATHDRFACDVHYVGGALHCHEQVDWPVGMLATNALPPDPDIVGAGWMDQWLERLEQTPQWLPDWIARQERDAFWEHGSPCEDYTAIRCPTLLIGGWLDPYVDGILALAEHLEAERRVIVGPWGHFRPATGEPGPTLDHFAELERWFGRWLRDDSNGVDDDPFMRVFVRTAPPGAPADGSVTGVWRAETSWPVAGAAEVVLHLADGGLGTAPGGGDMRTWDGSAIVGSAAPFWDLGGWGALDQSGDDDASLVYETEPLDEPLEILGSVVLEAVVSVDARGGRLAARLCEVAPDGVSHLVTRGLLNLSHRFGSAHPSPEPVDEPFPARLELRNTSAVLGVGSRLRLSVAGSDFPIAWPSPRRVAITIHDGSVLRLPVVPNERRRVETPVRQGSPAPSPVTEAAHHQSWRRDSSGTRVTIRRQVHNRETQPERGDLVYSWDQSVTTSVDSAEPAEASARSDVRIGLGRPGWQTEVAADVSLTSDEKSFHLDIDLRAAHDGNDVWTRTWRETLERTWS